From Trichoderma atroviride chromosome 1, complete sequence, one genomic window encodes:
- a CDS encoding uncharacterized protein (EggNog:ENOG41) has product MGSLSITISLPFWHINVPETERTPHCPPFLVGLNPKDLRTVSTPDAEYRTQSWEEVSYLIRTNNLERFQRIPSNLRRYKAFTYRLGKLHGSIANFVLGQRLRWELPVVPRGAPFQYEDDYKILHNDWPYGLDPRIVHLVVWTKFELKAVSATGDLTDKARREIDDFVTKTFRSRVPSNQVMWFKNWAALKSIHAVEHFHVMLFNPDPDFIKEVTNGDVPQCEKADI; this is encoded by the exons ATGGGCTCTTTGAGTATCACCATCAGCCTCCCATTCTGGCACATCAACGTTCCCGAAACGGAGCGGACGCCTCACTGCCCTCCCTTTCTCGTCGGCCTCAACCCGAAAGATCTCCGGACCGTATCAACACCAGACGCAGAGTATCGCACCCAGTCGTGGGAGGAAGTCTCCTACCTCATCCGCACAAACAACCTGGAGCGTTTCCAGCGCATCCCCTCCAACCTGCGACGCTACAAAGCATTCACCTACCGCCTGGGCAAGCTCCACGGCAGCATCGCAAACTTCGTTCTGGGCCAACGTCTGCGCTGGGAACTGCCCGTCGTGCCTCGCGGCGCCCCATTCCAGTACGAAGACGATTACAAGATCCTTCACAATGACTGGCCCTATGGACTTGATCCCCGAATCGTGCACTTGGTGGTCTGGACCAAGTTTGAGCTCAAAGCGGTGTCTGCCACTGGCGACCTGACGGACAAGGCGAGAAGGGAGATTGACGACTTTGTGACCAAGACATTCCGGTCCCGGGTGCCCTCAAACCAG GTCATGTGGTTCAAAAACTGGGCTGCTCTCAAGTCGATTCATGCCGTAGAGCACTTCCACGTCATGCTCTTCAACCCAGACCccgacttcatcaaggaaGTCACAAACGGCGATGTGCCTCAGTGTGAAAAGGCCGACATCTAG
- a CDS encoding uncharacterized protein (EggNog:ENOG41): protein MADLEPNWRVRFLAGQPPAKVRVRNLQTSIEGPSDAWNRKGKQQPISVSASVMLKEAFDTSSSADRVAGDTVHYGLLSKAILASLEGKGPQHLANMEKPGDAASTNRFSSLRDVVNTIWEDLTNQDANGKSKATDDDEEEEQQVKSFLKVSTIRCFELTAHLPKASLLGGGVSLTRIALFGRDGESRPQPRGMSLKIHDLRVPTLIGVNGNERKAKQVVVATIEIDKFNIDEDVFTMIEAETVEVMSSSSFETLEALANTLAFRLASYLHSSQAGSMNRKGWPIKIALEKPIAVVLADAACVQLSVISSEVLGGI, encoded by the exons ATGGCAGATCTGGAGCCCAACTGGCGAGTCCGCTTTCTAGCCGGCCAGCCTCCCGCAAAGGTCCGGGTGCGAAATCTCCAGACGTCCATTGAAGGCCCTTCCGATGCCTGGAATAGGAAGggaaagcagcagcccatctCTGTATCCGCCTCTGTCATGCTCAAGGAGGCCTTTGACACATCGTCATCTGCCGACAGAGTGGCGGGTGATACGGTGCATTATGGACTGCTCAGCAAAGCGATTCTGGCCTCGTTGGAGGGCAAGGGACCGCAGCATCTGGCCAACATGGAGAAACCTGGCGATGCGGCTAGCACAAATCGATTTTCAAGTTTACGAGACGTTGTGAATACAATCTGGGAAGATCTTACCAACCAAGATGCCAATGGAAAATCCAAGGCtaccgatgatgatgaagaagaagagcaacaagtGAAGTCGTTCCTAAAGGTCTCAACAATTCGATGTTTCGAACTCACTGCCCACCTCCCCAAAGCCTCGCTGCTAGGAGGCGGAGTGAGTCTCACCAGAATAGCCCTCTTTGGACGTGACGGGGAGTCAAGGCCTCAGCCAAGGGGCATGAGCCTCAAGATCCATGACCTCAGGGTTCCTACTCTCATCGGCGTCAACGGCAACGAGAGGAAGGCGAAGCAGGTCGTTGTTGCGACCATTGAAATTGACAAATTTAATATTGACGAGGATGTCTTCACAATGATTGAAGCCGAGACCGTTGAG GTCATGAGCTCATCATCGTTTGAAACACTCGAGGCGCTGGCCAACACTCTGGCTTTCCGGCTTGCCAGCTACCTGCACTCATCCCAAGCCGGTTCGATGAACAGAAAGGGATGGCCAATCAAGATTGCACTGGAGAAGCCAATTGCCGTTGTCCTCGCGGATGCCGCATGTGTGCAGTTGAGTGTCATTTCATCCGAAGTGCTTGGCGGGATATGA
- a CDS encoding uncharacterized protein (EggNog:ENOG41~TransMembrane:7 (o61-83i92-110o130-154i175-197o217-240i286-308o352-372i)), which translates to MTNVTGINLCPAPFIDASLFGTGGYVDGRLCQAIGGSIDCCLPCPMTDWVYPDSFSTIGTVANWIATVSVICCVFLLLSWAVLPVDKTNRHYLSICFTLGILIMNMGFVIPLAAEPDQCFDTITPNDMHTLSVCGASGAMLMFGGWCGVMWAFLRSLSLHLQICWQVLVGRNFMVFAQAAGWGIPIIGLVLALVFSGVSFRFGATCHINHKNSLADFWIPLLIFASITVVTTFATFGYCIKVYLASLNDNAASTEGSSLPAYSNSVVTMSPRQAYRRVKRVIALQWRGIAIVLIIIADVIFFSVVFVFQDNIVQSIATDPHVAQNWIVCLIGAQGDKTKCLNQAGSLVVSEATVSAVLVLLALNGIWILFLLGRWTMVTGWIDLVKSPFNSGKKEFVSVDARYDGKNDIRSYEMLSRDTSAVVTPLSPVKSSATPSAPDYFGETARYNAPARSYSNPRPPQGSVPEWNAQQTYAPPQSREPMNPLAMNRI; encoded by the exons ATGACCAACGTTACAGGGATCAATCTTTGCCCGGCGCCATTCATCGACGCGAGCCTTTTTGGCACTGGAGGCT ACGTCGATGGCCGATTATGCCAGGCGATTGGAGGCTCGATTGACTGCTGTCTGCCATGCCCCATGACAGATTGGGTATATCCAGACAGCTTCTCCACCATAGGAACCGTGGCCAACTGGATCGCAACCGTCAGCGTCATCTGCTGTGTTTTCCTGCTGCTATCATGGGCAGTGTTGCCTGTGGACAAGACCAATCGCCATTACCTGAGCATCTGTTTCACACTGGGTATCTTGATTATGAAT ATGGGCTTCGTCATTCCGCTCGCAGCTGAGCCGGACCAATGCTTTGATACCATCACCCCAAATGACATGCACACCTTGAGCGTCTGTGGAGCGTCGGGCGCTATGCTGATGTTTGGAGGCTGGTGTGGTGTCATGTGGGCGTTCCTTCGCTCTTTATCTCTTCACCTGCAGATCTGCTGGCAAGTTCTCGTGGGCCGCAACTTTATGGTTTTTGCCCAAGCCGCCGGATGGGGCATCCCCATCATCGGCCTTGTTCTCGCCTTGGTCTTCAGTGGCGTGTCCTTCCGTTTTGGCGCAACATGCCATATTAACCACAAGAACAGCTTGGCAGACTTTTGGATCCcgcttctcatctttgcCAGTATCACGGTTGTCACGACATTCGCCACCTTTGGCTACTGCATCAAGGTTTACCTGGCCTCTCTGAACGACAACGCCGCCTCGACCGAAGGATCTAGCCTTCCGGCTTACTCAAACAGTGTTGTCACCATGTCTCCGCGCCAGGCCTATCGCCGTGTCAAGAGAGTGATTGCGCTTCAATGGCGAGGCATCGCTATTGTCCTCATCATTATTGCCGatgtcatcttcttctccgtcgtcttcgtcttccaggATAACATTGTTCAATCCATTGCCACTGATCCCCATGTGGCCCAGAATTGGATCGTGTGTCTTATTGGAGCACAGGGTGACAAGACAAAATGTCTCAACCAAGCTGGCTCTCTAGTCGTCAGCGAAGCGACAGTCTCTGCCGTGCTTGTGCTACTTGCT TTGAACGGAATCTGGATCCTGTTTTTGCTTGGTCGATGGACCATGGTTACCGGCTGGATTGATTTGGTAAAGTCTCCTTTCAACAGTGGAAAGAAGGAATTCGTATCGGTGGATGCCCGATATGATGGCAAAAATGATATACGTTCGTACGAGATGCTCTCCAGAGATACGAGCGCCGTGGTAACACCACTTTCTCCAGTGAAATCCTCAGCGACCCCTAGCGCCCCCGACTACTTCGGCGAAACAGCTAGGTACAACGCACCGGCACGATCCTACTCGAACCCGCGACCACCGCAAGGCTCTGTGCCAGAGTGGAATGCGCAGCAAACTTACGCACCGCCGCAATCCCGCGAGCCGATGAACCCATTGGCCATGAACCGCATATAA
- a CDS encoding uncharacterized protein (TransMembrane:1 (i95-115o)~CAZy:GH5), whose translation MAIGRILASALSGGSRSDSSSGSRAAKSERHVHWSQSVDEYQYPSDAGEHLPLFSELESMGSPDGAGRMWMNKQVTRKSQSRKRWRRSHRLRPRCTMAMLFMLIPIFFYLSILWIKEQDLDAKWRPDRDSLLFGRKPLPAPLERTWISSYKLPLRTQGRNIVDAEGHRFKLSSINWYGASDELFVPGGLDVQHRSAIAETIKKLGFNSVRLPYADELVMKNPIIEPRLVLANPDLEGLHAMDVFEAVTTALTDAGIAVIINNHITRATWCCGADPCDAGWANDHLGSLCRVKQTEEEWIQHWESVMERFVHNPLVIGADLRNEVRGLWGTMPWSKWAAAAEKCGNRLLKMKSDWLIVVEGTESANDVSGARERPVQLDVDNRLVYSAHGYKWSGWGSWDGRFAQRSYKSFVKTMRHNWAYLLEGDVAPVWFGELGAPNDPSVGDVHYWRNLLKYLKSIDADFGYWALNPRKPKDNARESYSLMHDDWITPVLDYRMKDLLELMRQ comes from the coding sequence ATGGCTATCGGACGGATTCTCGCATCTGCCCTctccggcggcagcagaagcgacagcagcagcggctcaCGAGCTGCCAAATCCGAGCGACATGTGCACTGGAGCCAATCCGTGGACGAGTATCAGTACCCTTCAGACGCGGGTGAGCATCTGCCGCTGTTTTCTGAGCTTGAGTCGATGGGGAGCCCCGACGGTGCTGGCCGGATGTGGATGAATAAGCAGGTGACTCGGAAATCGCAATCTCGGAAGCGTTGGCGTCGGTCGCATCGGCTGCGGCCACGATGtacgatggcgatgctgttCATGTTGATCCCAATTTTCTTCTACCTGTCGATTCTGTGGATCAAAGAGCAGGACCTGGATGCCAAGTGGAGGCCAGATCGCGACTCGCTACTGTTCGGCCGGAAGCCCCTGCCTGCTCCCCTGGAGAGGACATGGATATCGAGCTACAAGCTGCCTCTACGAACGCAGGGCCGGAATATTGTCGACGCCGAGGGCCATCGATTTAAACTGTCCTCGATCAACTGGTATGGCGCCAGCGACGAGCTCTTCGTTCCCGGCGGCCTGGACGTTCAGCACCGGAGCGCTATTGCCGAGACGATCAAGAAGCTGGGCTTCAACAGCGTGAGACTTCCCTATGCGGATGAGCTGGTCATGAAGAACCCCATCATTGAGCCCCGTCTGGTGCTTGCAAACCCGGATCTGGAGGGCCTCCACGCCATGGATGTGTTTGAGGCAGTGACGACCGCCCTGACGGATGCTGGCATTGCTGTCATTATCAACAACCACATCACACGCGCTACGTGGTGCTGCGGGGCGGATCCTTGCGATGCTGGCTGGGCCAACGATCACCTGGGGTCGCTGTGCCGGGTCAAGCAGACGGAAGAGGAATGGATACAGCATTGGGAGTCGGTCATGGAGCGGTTCGTGCACAACCCACTGGTCATTGGGGCTGACCTCCGCAACGAGGTCCGGGGCCTCTGGGGAACAATGCCATGGTCCAAATGggcggctgcggcagagaAATGCGGCAAccggctgctgaagatgaagtcggACTggctcatcgtcgtcgaagGCACCGAGTCAGCCAACGATGTTTCGGGCGCCAGAGAACGGCCGGTCCAGCTGGACGTGGATAACCGCCTCGTATACTCTGCCCACGGCTACAAGTGGTCAGGCTGGGGCAGCTGGGACGGCCGATTCGCTCAGCGAAGTTACAAGTCGTTTGTCAAGACGATGCGCCACAACTGGGCATATCTCCTTGAGGGCGACGTTGCACCAGTCTGGTTTGGCGAACTAGGCGCACCAAACGATCCTTCTGTTGGAGATGTGCATTACTGGAGGAATCTGCTAAAGTATCTCAAGTCCATCGACGCGGATTTTGGCTATTGGGCTTTGAATCCGCGCAAACCGAAGGACAACGCGAGAGAGTCTTACTCGTTGATGCACGATGACTGGATCACACCCGTGCTGGATTACAGAATGAAGGATTTGCTGGAGCTTATGAGGCAATGA
- a CDS encoding uncharacterized protein (EggNog:ENOG41), with protein sequence MDRPSGKLSIPSFPAVSVGKCHVQTATNRFGDEAKSAIRDRERAAVGMPLEGLEEPFTWPNADTDDAPRANKSIYGLVPSMQSYRNNLAALSQGHNLYFVAYQGHIFVYVPRSVPKQRVPQDPDFRIYPQPSKEALAIGGTVDIITPHTINHIITGYLGEEEIVLACYDDGDVVAYYVKDIADLIENKRNQSKEQRSSRKAYTSRSSPRLLLHENVGQSAWGLAIHRKSRLIAVSSNRTEVTVFAFALASCRTKSRKTQGFCDCCQSCDSTESGIPRRARNWRIVIALRQDASNIPNVCFLDDVDGQAEKVCAVDIKGVLWIADIWRMFQPVTKVNPSEHDALRSEEFWPAPSR encoded by the exons ATGGATCGTCCATCGGGGAAGCTGTCAATCCCTAGCTTTCCCGCTGTCTCAGTGGGGAAATGCCATGTTCAAACAGCGACGAATAGG TTTGGCGATGAAGCTAAGAGCGCGATCCGGGATCGAGAACGGGCTGCGGTGGGAATGCCCCTGGAGGGCCTCGAAGAGCCCTTTACGTGGCCGAATGCCGACACCGACGATGCACCTCGTGCCAATAAATCGATATATGGGCTAGTCCCAAGCATGCAAAGCTACCGAAATAACCTGGCTGCTCTGTCGCAAGGTCACAACCTCTACTTTGTCGCATACCAAGGTCACATTTTCGTCTATGTTCCTCGAAGCGTTCCCAAGCAAAGGGTTCCTCAAGATCCAGACTTTCGGATATATCCTCAGCCGAGTAAAGAGGCTCTCGCCATTGGAGGAACCGTCGATATCATTACACCACACACCATCAACCATATTATTACTGGCTACCtcggagaagaggaaatcgTCTTGGCTTGTTATGATGACGGAGATGTTGTTGCGTACTATGTGAAAGACATCGCAGACTTGATTGAGAACAAACGCAACCAGTCCAAAGAgcagagaagctcaaggaagGCTTACACCAGTCGCTCATCACCAAGGCTGCTCCTTCATGAGAACGTTGGCCAGTCAGCTTGGGGATTGGCTATTCACCGCAAGTCCCGTCTCATAGCTGTGAGCTCGAATCGCACCGAGGTGACGGTTTTTGCCTTTGCTCTGGCCAGCTGCCGGACTAAATCACGGAAAACCCAAGGATTCTGCGActgctgccagagctgcgaCAGCACCGAGTCGGGAATTCCCAGGAGAGCGCGAAATTGGAGAATAGTTATAGCTCTTCGGCAGGACGCATCTAACATTCCTAATGTCTGCTTTTTGGACGACGTAGACGGCCAGGCTGAAAAGGTCTGCGCTGTGGACATTAAAGGCGTATTGTGGATAGCGGATATCTGGAGAATGTTCCAGCCCGTAACCAAAGTTAACCCCTCAGAGCATGATGCACTCCGAAGCGAGGAGTTTTGGCCTGCTCCGTCGAGGTAA
- a CDS encoding uncharacterized protein (EggNog:ENOG41), whose amino-acid sequence MFGLPERALKIFNAASEYQQPMTDITECLAAIPDNPCPPATGARSGNANHLAAFTDDDTDESETEPEALETQNNNLTELDEDESESEDIDEEADDYDEEEEEEDEEDEDEEEGGAVIEDAIFASQIIDPDIDVPFYGGASLEEEEGEAVIEDSIVASETPQMVELDEDLSFGATTPGEHFQQALQDIDEAIGQLSYAVQEYQDVVSPPVSPGPMPQDQDKTTPKHGRGKSFDSAYSGQHRYNKLNTPPFRLDMAFFPHNGKIQTIPRTPAQLLAFLNRPMEYNNEEETAAVYRKKDPTRRYHFIRTYEKDLELRSLRGNEAGWQEIGVMCPNAVTFGNFHQRSLRPYFRATSRLSFILHIPELSLVVVGSPIGRVLLVTPTKLAAPVTSKTPWKCWHHGLRVEYVLPRQSDEEKFRQVLRPLHGLAVGPLQSNENRGGNMTNGTTTPKRFRLMLHYRNHDILTYELMREGRTGRLCII is encoded by the exons ATGTTTGGGCTACCGGAAAGGGCGTTGAAAATCTTCAATGCCGCATCGGAATACCAACAACCGATGACCGATATCACAGAATGTCTCGCAGCAATACCGGACAACCCATGCCCTCCTGCGACCGGGGCTAGGTCTG GTAATGCGAATCATCTAGCTGCTTTCACGGACGACGACACCGACGAAAGTGAAACCGAACCTGAAGCATTGGAGACTCAAAACAACAACTTGACTGAActcgacgaggatgagagtgagagtgaggACATTGATGAGGAAGCTGACGATtacgatgaagaggaggaggaggaggatgaggaagatgaggatgaggaagaaggaggggCCGTCATTGAAGATGCCATTTTTGCTTCACAAATAATCGACCCAGACATTGACGTGCCGTTTTATGGAGGCGCGTctctggaagaggaagaaggagaggccgTCATTGAAGATTCCATTGTTGCTTCGGAGACTCCGCAGATGGTCGAACTAGATGAGGACCTGTCGTTTGGAGCCACAACTCCAGGAGAACACTTCCAACAAGCACTACAAGACATAGATGAAGCAATAGGGCAGCTTTCTTATGCTGTGCAGGAATATCAAGACGTTGTTTCACCTCCGGTCTCTCCTGGGCCGATGCCGCAAGACCAAGATAAGACAACACCAAAGCATGGAAGGGGCAAGAGTTTTGATTCTGCGTATTCGGGACAACACAGGTACAACAAGCTCAATACACCACCCTTTCGACTTGACATGGCATTTTTCCCACACAACGGAAAGATTCAGACTATCCCCAGAACCCCAGCGCAGCTTCTTGCATTTTTGAATCGGCCTATGGAGTACAACAATGAGGAAGAAACAGCGGCGGTATATCGAAAAAAGGACCCAACCAGACGATATCACTTTATCCGAACGTATGAAAAGGATCTGGAGCTGAGAAGCCTGCGAGGGAACGAAGCAGGTTGGCAAGAAATTGGGGTCATGTGTCCAAACGCAGTCACGTTTGGCAATTTTCACCAGCGAAGCCTCCGGCCCTATTTTCGCGCAACTAGTCGCTTGAGTTTCATCCTACACATCCCGGAGCTCTCCCTGGTAGTGGTAGGGTCGCCAATTGGGCGAGTTCTGCTCGTCACGCCAACCAAGCTTGCGGCGCCGGTTACGTCGAAAACACCGTGGAAGTGTTGGCATCATGGGCTTCGAGTTGAATACGTTTTGCCGCGACAATCGGATGAAGAAAAGTTTCGACAGGTACTAAGACCGCTGCACGGGCTGGCCGTGGGACCATTGCAGAGCAACGAGAATAGAGGGGGTAACATGACGAATGGCACGACGACGCCAAAGCGATTTAGACTGATGCTGCATTATCGAAATCACGATATCTTGACGTATGAACTGATGAGAGAGGGTCGAACGGGACGACTTTGCATCATTTGA
- a CDS encoding uncharacterized protein (TransMembrane:11 (o37-57i69-87o126-148i155-177o189-213i225-245o257-278i285-303o309-328i349-368o388-413i)), producing the protein MSYAHLGAPTVFNGTGSNGGDPRTENLNQWYQSGDQAFILVAACMVLIMVPGVSFLYSGLARRKSALSMLWVTMMSFSVIVFQWYFWGYSLAFSATSKNGYIGNLNHFGLQRVLATPSIGSPLVPALLYSFYQMMFCAVTACLTVGAVAERGRVVPSMVFCFFWATLVYCPMAYWVWNPNGWAFKNGVLDYAGGVPVEIGSGVSALAYSWVLGRRNEKMMMNFRPHNISLITLGTVLLWFGWLGFNGGSAFGANLRAVMACWNSCLTAMFAAMTWCLLDFRLAKKWSMVGWCSGTISGLVAATPASGFITPWASIILGVVAGICCNFSTKIKFLIRIDDSLDVFAEHGIGGMVGLIFNAFFASGSIIGLDGVNSGAIGGFLDHNYKLIGWQIAAIVTASAYAFVMSAVIAKIIDLIPGLKLRASEEAELLGMDDDQHGEFSYDYVEVRRDFLAWSPHRDEPAHESTILIEPTHGIQEHANMARSASLAETHMEEPKAVSLSDAGRDRSGSTEGTEGSQSNEKRD; encoded by the exons ATGTCCTACGCCCATCTCGGGGCCCCGACCGTGTTTAACGGAACAGGCTCCAATGGAGGCGATCCCA GGACCGAAAATCTGAACCAATGGTATCAATCCGGAGACCAGGCCTTCATTCTGGTGGCCGCCTGTATGGTGCTTATCATGGTGCCTGGCGTTTCCTTTCTCTATTCGGGTCTCGCTCGCAGAAAATCCGCCCTCTCCATGCTCTGGGTCACGATGATGTCCTTTAGTGTCATCGTCTTTCAATGGTACTTTTGGGGTTACTCTCTAGCCTTCAGCGCGACCTCCAAAAATGGATACATCGGCAACCTCAACCACTTTGGGCTTCAGAGAGTCCTGGCCACACCCTCTATTGGATCCCCCCTCGTCCCCGCCCTCCTCTACTCGTTCTACCAGATGATGTTCTGCGCCGTTACCGCCTGCCTGACAGTTGGAGCCGTCGCCGAGCGTGGCCGCGTCGTCCCGAGCATggtcttctgcttcttctgggccaCTCTAGTCTACTGCCCCATGGCTTACTGGGTATGGAACCCCAACGGCTGGGCTTTCAAGAATGGAGTCCTCGATTATGCTGGCGGTGTCCCTGTCGAGATCGGTTCCGGTGTCTCGGCTCTCGCTTATTCCTGGGTCCTTGGCCGCCGAAAcgaaaagatgatgatgaacttTCGACCCCACAACATCTCTCTCATCACCCTCGGCACCGTTCTTCTCTGGTTTGGATGGCTGGGATTCAACGGCGGATCTGCCTTCGGAGCCAACCTTCGAGCCGTCATGGCTTGCTGGAACTCATGCCTCACGGCCATGTTTGCGGCCATGACTTGGTGTCTCCTTGATTTCCGTCTTGCCAAGAAGTGGTCCATGGTCGGCTGGTGTTCCGGAACCATCTCCGGTCTTGTTGCTGCCACTCCTGCATCTGGCTTCATTACTCCCTGGGCTAGCATCATCCTGGGTGTTGTTGCTGGTATCTGCTGCAACTTTAGCACCAAGA TCAAGTTTCTCATCCGCATCGACGACTCTCTCGACGTTTTCGCTGAGCACGGTATCGGTGGCATGGTTggcctcatcttcaatgccTTCTTCGCCAGCGGTAGCATCATTGGCCTCGACGGAGTCAACAGTGGCGCCATTGGTGGCTTTCTCGACCACAACTACAAGCTCATTGGATGGCAGATTGCTGCCATCGTTACCGCTTCCGCCTATGCCTTTGTCATGTCCGCCGTCATCGCCAAAATCATCGATCTCATTCCTGGTCTCAAGCTGCGCGCCTCTGAGGAAGCCGAACTTCTCGGCATGGACGACGACCAGCACGGCGAATTCTCATACGATTATGTCGAAGTTCGACGTGACTTTTTGGCCTGGAGCCCCCACCGCGACGAGCCTGCCCACGAAAGCACAATCTTGATTGAGCCTACGCACGGTATTCAGGAGCACGCGAATATGGCTCGCTCTGCCAGCCTGGCCGAGACTCATATGGAGGAGCCAAAAGCCGTATCCTTGTCTGACGCTGGAAGAGACCGTTCGGGTAGCACCGAGGGCACCGAAGGCAGCCAAAGTAACGAGAAGCGTGACTAG
- a CDS encoding uncharacterized protein (TransMembrane:1 (i56-81o)), translating into MAKPTASQAGKPRTGSSSGYQPIHQDESQEAIEEEAVLSATYLPPRRSRADRRYRTTIIALVVALVVLLASNLYLSLPYLFPGRGSDSCPCRPSKVPQYFQTSPNLWPGPTATGNAAFLAQTRTFDPTATFVPNEPLQTAIPVKGMKPGNDTIFKMMGYLSPYFPSPGFGVDEYPLPAGAEIVQVQMLSRHGARYPTSGVGVVDFGKRIASASDQFNPKGPLSFLKGWEYQLGSEILVPKGREELYNSGVLHSYMYGSLYNPNSKIIVRTTTQDRMLKSAENWMAGFFGLEWTNNATIEVIIEASGFNNSLAGALSCSNAFSKTAANEARQKWIDTYLQDALKRFQGMTEGFEWTTNDVYNAQTMCPYETVAYGFSTFCDLFTYEEWQGFGYSIDVWFSGGNAFHSPVGRATGIGYQQEVLARLQNHTLGYSGSQINVTLDNNTETFPLNQSLYFDFSHDTNIVSILTAFGLRQFAEELPADRYPGPHNFTVAHITPFGARLDIEIIKTPKPVSPNRDGYLRGEEQKYVHFVLNQRTIPLGLSFPECDASRKDGWCEFDTFIKIQEGMTAKANFDHACYGDYLKEPYGKITDGAPIF; encoded by the exons ATGGCGAAGCCGACAGCGTCACAGGCCGGCAAGCCCCGGACGGGTAGCTCGTCGGGCTACCAGCCCATCCACCAGGACGAGTCGCAAGAAGCTatcgaggaggaggctgtctTGTCCGCGACGTACCTCCCGCCGCGCCGGTCGCGCGCTGATCGCCGCTACCGCACGaccatcatcgccctcgTCGTGGCTCTGGTCGTGCTCCTGGCCTCCAATCTGTATCTGTCGCTGCCGTACCTCTTCCCCGGCCGCGGATCCGACTCGTGCCCGTGCCGCCCCAGCAAAGTGCCCCAGTATTTCCAGACGTCGCCGAATCTGTGGCCCGGGCCAACGGCCACCGGCAACGCCGCATTCCTGGCCCAGACGAGGACCTTTGATCCTACGGCGACGTTTGTGCCCAATGAGCCGCTGCAGACGGCCATTCCCGTCAAGGGCATGAAGCCCGGCAACGACACCATCTTCAAGATGATGGGTTATTTGTCTCCGTACTTTCCTTCTCCGGGCTTTGGCGTCGACGAGTACCCGCTGCCCGCAGGAGCTGAGATTGTCCAGGTTCAGATGCTGTCCCGTCACGGAGCACGCTACCCTACTTCTGGCGTCGGCGTTGTTGACTTTGGCAAGCGCATTGCCAGTGCCTCTGACCAGTTTAATCCGAAAGGGCCGTTGAGCTTCCTCAAAGGATGGGAGTATCAACTTGGGTCTGAGATTCTGGTGCCAAAGGGGCGTGAAGAGCTGTACAACTCGG GAGTCCTTCATAGCTACATGTATGGCAGTCTGTATAACCCGAATAGCAAGATTATTGTCCGCACAACg ACCCAGGATCGTATGCTCAAGTCAGCGGAGAACTGGATGGCTGGATTCTTTGGGTTGGAATG GACAAACAACGCAACTATTGAAGTCATCATCGAGGCTAGCGGCTTCAACAACTCCCTTGCGGGTGCTCTCAGCTGCTCCAATGCTTTCTCCAAGACGGCTGCCAACGAAGCCAGGCAAAAGTGGATTGATACCTATCTCCAAGATG CTCTTAAACGCTTCCAGGGGATGACAGAGGGATTTGAATGGACTACTAATGACGTATACAATGCTCAGACCATGTGTCCCTACGAGACGGTTGCATACGGCTTCAGCACGTTTTGCGATCTGTTCACTTACGAAGAGTGGCAAGGATTTGGCTATTCAATTGATGTGTGGTTCTCAGGTGGCAATGCTTTCCACAGTCCTGTCGGG AGAGCAACTGGTATTGGCTACCAGCAAGAAGTCCTCGCTCGTCTGCAGAACCACACTCTCGGTTATTCAGGTTCACAAATCAACGTCACCCTGGACAACAACACCGAGACTTTCCCACTGAACCAAAGTCTCTACTTTGACTTCTCCCATGATACAAACATTGTTTCCATCCTCACTGCATTCGGCCTCCGCCAATTCGCAGAGGAGCTCCCAGCCGATCGCTATCCCGGGCCTCACAACTTCACCGTCGCCCACATCACCCCCTTTGGCGCCCGTCTCGACATTGAAATCATCAAGACGCCCAAGCCTGTCTCGCCAAATCGCGACGGTTATCTGCGCGGCGAAGAGCAGAAATACGTCCACTTTGTGCTCAACCAGCGAACCATTCCCCTGGGCCTGAGCTTCCCCGAGTGCGATGCCAGTCGCAAGGACGGCTGGTGCGAGTTTGACACGTTTATCAAGATCCAGGAGGGAATGACGGCAAAGGCCAATTTCGACCATGCCTGTTATGGGGATTATCTTAAGGAGCCGTATGGGAAGATTACTGACGGTGCTCCCATCTTTTAA